From Calothrix sp. PCC 6303, a single genomic window includes:
- a CDS encoding glycosyltransferase family 2 protein has protein sequence MVIYSIVIPIYNEEENIREMYRRIVEVMEKLEGETEVILVDDGSSDRSLHFMREIHQRDRRIRYISFARNFGHQIAVTAGLNFVRGKVTIVMDADLQDPPELILDMVEQWRQGYQVVYAQRISRKKENWFKRFMAYSFYRILRILADVDIPADTGDFCLMDKQVVDVLNSMPERNRYIRGLRAWVGFRQTAVQFERDPRFAGKEKYTFGKSLGLAINGIVSLSKMPLKLATYLGIISATVAILMIFMVLYWRLIDLATPLIGYTLITIALFFLGSVQLLCLGILGEYIGRIYEEVKGRPIYTVKEISNSE, from the coding sequence TTGGTAATCTACTCAATCGTGATACCGATATATAACGAAGAAGAAAACATCCGTGAAATGTACCGTCGGATTGTAGAGGTGATGGAAAAATTAGAAGGAGAAACCGAAGTAATACTAGTGGATGACGGTAGTAGCGATCGCTCTCTCCATTTTATGCGGGAAATTCATCAACGCGATCGCCGAATCCGTTACATTAGCTTTGCCAGGAATTTTGGACATCAAATAGCCGTCACCGCAGGTTTAAACTTTGTCCGTGGTAAAGTCACCATAGTCATGGATGCCGACTTACAAGATCCACCCGAACTCATCTTAGACATGGTAGAGCAGTGGCGGCAAGGATATCAAGTCGTGTATGCACAGCGGATTTCGCGGAAAAAAGAAAACTGGTTCAAACGCTTCATGGCATACAGTTTTTACCGCATCCTCAGAATCTTAGCAGATGTTGATATCCCCGCCGACACCGGAGACTTCTGCTTAATGGACAAACAAGTCGTCGATGTACTTAATTCTATGCCAGAACGGAACCGTTACATACGTGGGTTAAGAGCCTGGGTAGGTTTTCGTCAAACTGCGGTACAATTTGAACGCGATCCCCGCTTTGCAGGCAAAGAAAAATACACCTTTGGAAAATCATTAGGACTAGCCATTAACGGCATAGTATCTTTATCAAAAATGCCCTTAAAATTGGCAACATACTTAGGAATTATATCAGCAACTGTCGCCATACTAATGATATTCATGGTATTGTATTGGCGCTTAATCGACTTAGCAACACCATTAATAGGTTACACATTAATTACCATCGCCTTATTCTTCCTCGGTTCAGTTCAACTACTTTGCTTAGGAATATTAGGAGAATATATTGGGCGAATATACGAAGAAGTAAAAGGTCGTCCAATTTACACAGTAAAAGAAATCAGTAACAGTGAATAA
- a CDS encoding class I SAM-dependent methyltransferase codes for MDRVIRQLKLPSNPQILEAGCGTGGNLKMLSRHGQVSAMELETTACEFANQRQVTLVKQGSLPNEIPFTAEYDLILILDVIEHLDDDLAALEALKSRLKPGGWLLVTVPAYQFLWSQHDEINHHKRRYTLKQLSQVTRQGGYKIKYSTYFNSFLFPIVALVRLLQKLLKIESKASISNDLKLPSKPINQLLATLFASERHFMGRIRLPFGVSALVVVQKIAE; via the coding sequence ATAGATCGAGTAATTCGTCAGTTAAAGTTGCCTAGTAATCCCCAAATATTGGAAGCAGGCTGTGGAACTGGTGGTAACTTAAAAATGTTATCCCGTCACGGGCAGGTTTCGGCGATGGAGTTGGAAACAACCGCTTGCGAGTTTGCCAATCAACGTCAAGTAACTTTGGTAAAACAAGGTAGCTTACCAAATGAAATTCCCTTCACCGCAGAATACGACTTGATTTTAATTTTGGATGTCATCGAACATTTAGATGATGATTTAGCTGCACTCGAAGCCCTAAAATCACGCTTAAAACCTGGTGGTTGGTTGTTAGTCACAGTTCCAGCGTACCAGTTTTTGTGGAGTCAGCATGATGAGATTAACCACCATAAACGCCGATACACATTAAAGCAATTAAGTCAAGTTACTCGTCAAGGGGGATATAAAATTAAATATTCCACATACTTCAACAGTTTCCTATTTCCCATCGTTGCTTTAGTCCGTCTGCTGCAAAAACTATTGAAAATTGAAAGCAAAGCCAGTATCAGCAACGATTTAAAACTTCCAAGTAAACCCATCAATCAACTTTTAGCGACTTTATTTGCTAGTGAACGTCATTTTATGGGACGTATTCGTTTACCATTTGGAGTGTCAGCCTTAGTGGTCGTGCAAAAAATCGCAGAGTAG
- a CDS encoding polysaccharide deacetylase family protein has product MNVKEIFRLPKFVFFGLAALAVTLTAGMAIPIQQNISNILFQQTVVASDLAIPATATKRITDLKKEMMDSWQQEAKQKGVYQEIPKRYQGVTLNAVKPNQKDKIVALTFDDGPWPKYTEQILDILKKNNVKGTFFVIGNNMKNFPEIGKRIVTDGHTIANHTWHHWYHRLSPKAAAYEIDATEAIIYKTTGVRTNLFRPPGGVLGNGPAAYARSKKYSVIMWSADSHDYKRPPAARLVGNVMRDSKPGGIVLMHDGGGVRDSTVKALPAMIEKFRNSGYRFVTMPEMLEMEDKQLQIVAKK; this is encoded by the coding sequence GTGAACGTCAAAGAAATTTTTAGATTACCAAAATTTGTCTTTTTTGGACTAGCTGCTTTAGCAGTAACTTTAACTGCCGGAATGGCAATACCAATTCAGCAAAATATTTCCAATATCCTCTTCCAGCAAACTGTAGTTGCCAGTGATTTAGCAATTCCAGCCACTGCAACTAAGCGCATCACAGATCTGAAAAAAGAAATGATGGACAGTTGGCAACAAGAAGCCAAGCAAAAAGGTGTTTATCAAGAAATACCCAAACGCTACCAAGGAGTCACCCTCAATGCAGTCAAGCCAAATCAAAAAGATAAAATAGTAGCTTTGACATTTGATGATGGTCCTTGGCCCAAGTATACAGAACAAATATTAGATATTCTCAAAAAAAATAACGTCAAAGGAACGTTTTTTGTGATTGGGAACAACATGAAAAACTTTCCCGAAATCGGCAAACGTATTGTCACCGATGGTCATACAATCGCCAACCATACCTGGCATCATTGGTATCATCGTCTGAGTCCTAAAGCTGCCGCTTATGAAATAGACGCTACAGAAGCAATTATTTATAAAACCACTGGAGTGAGAACAAATCTTTTCCGTCCACCCGGAGGTGTTTTAGGTAATGGTCCTGCTGCCTATGCAAGGAGTAAAAAGTACTCAGTAATTATGTGGTCAGCAGATTCCCACGACTACAAACGCCCACCCGCAGCCCGTTTAGTTGGTAACGTCATGCGCGATTCAAAGCCAGGTGGTATTGTGTTGATGCATGATGGCGGTGGTGTCCGTGATAGTACAGTTAAAGCATTACCAGCAATGATTGAGAAATTTCGGAACTCAGGTTATCGTTTTGTCACGATGCCAGAAATGTTGGAAATGGAAGATAAACAATTGCAAATAGTAGCGAAAAAATAG
- a CDS encoding membrane protein yields MFQIPTKNLIFPTLMWLSSRILLILVMLIILPIISKNPELQKYGWWDVFFAWDSIWYHQIVHSGYNYGLDGKQYSVAFFPLYPLTIKILMLLGIPFPWAALLINNLAFLAALIVLYRWVDEKYGENAARWGTAALAWCPYSIYGTVIYTEGLFLLFSTSALRAFERREYGWVTLWGTLSTATRITGVALIPAFLLTSLKERRPIKAYIASCAVAGGLLLYILFCFFKFGDGFAFLQAQRGWRTSVGFVGEGWLQLLMQIFLGSENVEQGNIRNITHPIIVTLILVGVGFIWRFHQRLGEIWTCYGFYLFWFCLWLQTRATPSNNIFLGEPLVKMTIIFGGLALLWYYRSQLPFSAIAYGFTTYGIILNTGLVLSVERYTYAIAPLSFALGLLLSRHPRWGYPAMVFFAILMVLFSLLFAQDMWLA; encoded by the coding sequence ATGTTCCAAATCCCCACCAAAAACCTCATATTCCCCACATTAATGTGGCTATCAAGCCGCATCCTCCTCATCCTAGTCATGCTAATTATCCTGCCAATAATTAGTAAAAACCCTGAACTTCAAAAATACGGATGGTGGGATGTCTTCTTCGCCTGGGATAGCATTTGGTACCATCAAATAGTTCATTCAGGTTACAACTACGGCTTAGACGGCAAACAATATTCCGTTGCTTTCTTCCCCTTATATCCCCTCACCATCAAAATTCTGATGTTACTGGGAATCCCCTTCCCGTGGGCAGCCCTACTAATCAACAACTTAGCATTCTTAGCAGCCCTCATAGTCCTATATCGTTGGGTAGACGAAAAATACGGCGAAAACGCCGCCCGTTGGGGGACAGCAGCCTTAGCATGGTGTCCCTATTCCATCTACGGGACAGTAATTTACACCGAAGGTTTATTCCTACTATTTAGCACATCTGCATTACGGGCATTTGAACGTCGAGAATATGGTTGGGTAACACTGTGGGGAACACTATCCACTGCCACCCGCATCACCGGAGTAGCATTGATCCCCGCCTTTTTACTCACATCATTAAAAGAGCGTCGTCCAATAAAAGCTTACATAGCCAGTTGTGCAGTAGCTGGAGGCTTATTACTTTACATTTTGTTTTGTTTCTTCAAATTTGGTGATGGCTTCGCCTTCCTCCAAGCCCAGCGAGGTTGGCGGACTTCAGTAGGGTTCGTAGGAGAGGGTTGGTTGCAATTACTGATGCAAATTTTCCTTGGGAGTGAGAATGTAGAACAGGGTAATATCAGAAACATTACGCATCCAATCATAGTCACCCTGATTTTAGTAGGTGTTGGCTTTATTTGGCGCTTTCACCAGCGATTAGGTGAAATCTGGACATGCTATGGATTTTATTTGTTTTGGTTTTGCTTGTGGTTACAAACACGGGCAACTCCCAGCAATAACATCTTTCTGGGTGAACCATTAGTCAAAATGACAATTATTTTTGGTGGTTTAGCGCTGTTGTGGTACTATCGCTCACAACTCCCCTTTTCTGCCATTGCCTATGGTTTTACTACCTATGGAATCATTTTGAATACTGGATTAGTATTGTCAGTGGAACGGTATACTTATGCGATCGCGCCTTTGTCTTTCGCACTGGGATTACTGCTTTCTCGTCATCCTCGGTGGGGATATCCAGCCATGGTATTCTTTGCCATATTGATGGTGTTATTTTCACTCCTATTTGCCCAGGATATGTGGCTAGCTTAA
- a CDS encoding transposase, producing MLSEPKHGGCSRLAEILGDVSHDSVNRFLLRERYEPKDLFDIVKEIINIEGGILSVDDTVIEKLYSNPKYAELIGYFWSGKYHKTIKGLNLITLYYSDIRGNCVPINYRIYDKKEGKTKNDYFQEMLIEVTDWGLKPRIVTGDSWYSGVENLKFLRNQKLGFLFGVEKNRTVSNEPGKYCQVSTLEIYDEGLITHLREFGFVKLFRKVFKKEDSRHYIFYQPDDENQKEVLQQITRTEFITIHDTHWGIESFHRAVKQLCGICRFMVRDSHAIKTHIFCSLQAFVRLEKMRSENIIDNWYEVQRNLFTKVIREYVLDNLNASCAA from the coding sequence TTGCTATCGGAGCCAAAGCATGGAGGGTGCAGTCGATTGGCAGAAATCTTGGGAGATGTTTCACATGATAGTGTGAATAGGTTTTTGCTGAGAGAAAGATACGAGCCAAAAGATTTATTTGACATAGTAAAAGAGATAATCAATATAGAAGGAGGGATTTTAAGTGTTGATGATACAGTAATAGAAAAGCTGTACAGCAACCCAAAATACGCAGAATTAATTGGATATTTTTGGTCTGGTAAATATCATAAAACGATTAAAGGTTTAAATTTAATAACACTTTATTACAGCGATATTCGAGGCAATTGTGTTCCCATAAATTACAGGATATACGATAAGAAGGAGGGAAAAACCAAAAATGATTATTTCCAAGAGATGCTAATAGAAGTGACTGATTGGGGATTAAAGCCGCGAATAGTCACAGGGGATAGTTGGTACTCAGGAGTAGAAAATCTGAAATTTTTGAGAAACCAGAAATTAGGTTTTTTATTCGGAGTTGAAAAAAATAGAACAGTATCAAATGAGCCTGGAAAGTACTGTCAGGTAAGTACTTTAGAGATTTACGATGAAGGTTTGATAACTCATTTAAGAGAATTTGGATTTGTAAAGTTGTTTAGGAAAGTGTTTAAGAAAGAAGACTCTAGACACTACATATTTTATCAGCCTGATGACGAGAATCAGAAAGAAGTCTTACAACAAATAACTAGAACTGAATTTATCACTATTCATGACACACATTGGGGTATTGAAAGTTTCCATAGAGCAGTAAAACAGCTATGTGGCATTTGTAGGTTTATGGTTAGAGATAGCCACGCAATCAAAACACATATATTCTGCTCACTTCAAGCATTTGTTCGTTTAGAGAAAATGCGTTCTGAAAACATCATTGACAATTGGTATGAAGTACAAAGGAATCTATTCACAAAAGTTATTCGTGAATATGTTTTGGATAACTTGAATGCTAGTTGTGCCGCTTGA
- a CDS encoding EamA family transporter produces the protein MNPQEFALLLISVMASVTGQLFLKLGANKLGKVNTSNIFNQIASIITTPELLFGLLCYGFGAIAYILLLTRVKISVAGPSASLVYVFSVLIGYFIFKETIPSIRYLGLSLIVCGVILVVWQK, from the coding sequence GTGAACCCCCAAGAATTTGCCTTATTACTAATATCCGTCATGGCAAGCGTCACCGGACAACTATTTCTCAAACTTGGAGCCAACAAACTAGGCAAAGTCAACACCAGCAACATTTTCAATCAAATCGCAAGTATTATCACCACCCCCGAACTTCTATTCGGACTACTTTGTTACGGCTTTGGAGCGATCGCCTATATCCTACTACTAACCAGAGTCAAAATCAGCGTCGCCGGACCATCAGCCTCCCTAGTGTACGTCTTTTCAGTATTAATTGGTTACTTCATCTTCAAAGAAACAATCCCCTCAATCAGATACCTCGGATTAAGCTTAATCGTGTGTGGAGTCATCCTAGTAGTTTGGCAGAAATAG